A window of the Tenebrio molitor chromosome 1, icTenMoli1.1, whole genome shotgun sequence genome harbors these coding sequences:
- the LOC138135837 gene encoding uncharacterized protein — MPKPKSTPDEWIKNFPEFIIENNKIFCRVCVKTIQSEKKYNVIQHMKSNTHVERRKKFEISKFKQQTLQESVASTSRQNEQFQFNFDLCRMMVQSNIPFKKLDKGPFQQFLQTHCNRHVPAESTLRKNYLEPVFREVCNKIKQRIGSNYMWFAVDETTDSCGRYVASLILGILKEDIPTKGYVVSCKELSKTNSNSITRFVNESLTSFFLPNAVPTDKILLMISDAAAYMIKAGTNLKIFYEKLIHCTCVAHGLNRIAETIRLEFPVVNKLISNGKKIFVKAPLRVQYFKETFPTIPLPPEPILTRWGTWLEAAFYYSQYINQFEEVVTEFVDAPSQSIRNCIDIFKNKELRQNLAFLKSNYEFVCETITKLEKQGVPLVDSVNMVQKFKEETNSVRGAVGRVVSEKLDNVLNKNTGFGILCDIARVLQGEYVENLNIDSTIIPKFKFAPTTSVDVERSFSNFKNILNDRRRNLTINHLEQLLIIHCFKEED; from the exons atgccAAAACCAAAATCTACGCCTGATGAGTggataaaaaattttccagaatttataattgaaaataataaaatattttgtcgagTTTGCGTTAAAACC atTCAAagcgaaaaaaaatataatgttattCAACATATGAAAAGCAACACTCATGTTgaacgaagaaaaaaattcgagatttcaaaatttaaacaacaaaCTCTACAAGAATCTGTTGCAAGCACATCACGGCAAAACGAACAATTTCAGTTTAACTTCGACTTATGTAGGATGATGGTTCAGTCCAATATACCATTCAAAAAGTTAGATAAAGGCCCATTTCAACAGTTTCTACAAACCCATTGCAATAGACACGTTCCGGCTGAGAGCACTCttcgtaaaaattatttagagcCAGTATTTCGAGAAGtgtgtaacaaaattaaacaacgCATCGGAAGTAACTACATGTGGTTTGCAGTCGATGAAACAACAGACAGTTGTGGAAGGTACGTGGCAAGTTTAATTCTCGGTATTTTAAAGGAAGATATTCCTACTAAAGGATATGTTGTCAGTTGCAAAGAATTGTCCAAAACAAACAGTAATTCGATTACCAGATTTGTTAATGAAAGTCTTAcgtctttttttcttccaaatgCCGTACCAACGGACAAAATTTTGCTAATGATTTCGGATGCCGCTGCATACATGATTAAAGCTGGaacaaacttaaaaatattttacgaaaaattaattcactgTACATGTGTTGCGCACGGACTAAACAGAATAGCTGAAACTATACGATTAGAATTTCCTGTGGTAaataagttaatttcaaatggtaaaaaaatttttgttaaagccCCACTAAGAGTGCAATATTTTAAGGAAACATTTCCAACCATACCTTTACCACCAGAACCAATTTTGACCAGATGGGGAACTTGGTTAGAGGCCGCATTTTATTATAGTCAATATATTAATCAATTTGAAGAAGTAGTTACCGAATTTGTCGACGCTCCGTCGCAGTCAATAAGAAACTGcatagatattttcaaaaataaagagttgcGACAGAATTTAGCTTTTCTAAAAAGTAATTATGAATTTGTATGTGAGACTataacaaaactagaaaaacaAGGTGTTCCATTGGTTGACTCAGTGAATAtggttcaaaaatttaaagaagaaaCTAACTCTGTGAGAGGAGCAGTTGGGCGTGTCGTATCTGAGAAActcgacaatgttttaaacaaaaacacagGTTTTGGTATTTTGTGTGACATAGCGCGAGTTTTACAAGGCGAATATGTGGAAAACTTAAACATCGATTCTACAATTATccccaaattcaaatttgcgcCAACTACAAGTGTAGATGTGGAGCGCAGTTTCtccaactttaaaaatatattgaatgATCGACGAAGAAATCTTACAATTAATCATTTAGAACAACTCCTTATCATTCATTGTTTCAAAGAAGAAGATTGA